In Firmicutes bacterium ASF500, a single genomic region encodes these proteins:
- the vanYB_3 gene encoding D-alanyl-D-alanine carboxypeptidase, whose product MYRRKKFAPVRWRAGRRRRRNRVLEDLLSITILLCSAALLITVLVPWEEGSAYSAGQSTGACWPEPPLPENRGEPLPAEPAPVDSWQLLLVNRWHSLPEDYSVQLVELRNGFQVDERCYPDLQAMMGACRAEGLSPVICSAYRTWEYQERLYRAETERWLARGYSQDSAGTEAGKSVAVPGTSEHQLGLAVDIVDISYQHLDEFQENTAVQKWLMEHSWEYGFILRYPNDKSEITGIIYEPWHYRYVGREYAEELHRLGLCLEEYLERRARPDLNDPAQ is encoded by the coding sequence ATGTACAGACGAAAAAAATTTGCCCCTGTCCGCTGGCGCGCTGGACGGCGGCGCAGGCGGAACAGGGTGCTTGAGGATCTGCTGTCCATAACGATTCTTTTGTGCTCAGCGGCCCTTCTCATCACGGTGCTGGTCCCCTGGGAGGAGGGCAGCGCATATTCAGCCGGACAGAGTACCGGCGCCTGCTGGCCGGAGCCCCCGCTCCCGGAGAATCGGGGAGAGCCCCTTCCGGCGGAGCCCGCCCCCGTGGACAGCTGGCAGTTGCTCCTGGTGAACCGCTGGCATTCGCTGCCCGAGGACTATTCCGTCCAGCTGGTGGAGCTTAGGAACGGCTTCCAGGTGGACGAGCGGTGTTATCCGGACCTCCAGGCCATGATGGGCGCCTGCCGGGCGGAGGGGCTGTCCCCTGTCATCTGCTCCGCCTACCGGACCTGGGAGTATCAGGAGCGGCTGTATCGGGCCGAGACCGAACGCTGGCTGGCCCGGGGCTATTCTCAGGACAGCGCCGGGACGGAGGCGGGAAAATCCGTCGCGGTACCCGGGACCAGCGAGCATCAGCTGGGTCTGGCGGTGGACATCGTGGATATCAGCTACCAGCATTTGGACGAGTTCCAGGAGAATACCGCCGTACAGAAATGGCTCATGGAGCACAGCTGGGAATATGGCTTTATCCTCCGCTATCCCAATGACAAAAGCGAGATCACCGGCATCATCTATGAGCCCTGGCATTACCGCTATGTGGGACGCGAATACGCGGAGGAGCTCCATAGGCTGGGGCTCTGCCTGGAGGAGTATTTAGAGCGGAGGGCGCGGCCTGACTTGAATGACCCTGCCCAGTGA
- the miaB gene encoding tRNA-2-methylthio-N(6)-dimethylallyladenosine synthase: MERTTVISPDEIEKQLNICQTVAGLTAQWPQRPLAFVDTYGCQQNEADSERIRGYLEKMGFGFTDREEEARIIVINTCAIREHAEQRVFGNVGALVHVKRRRPDTLICLCGCMAQQAGIAQKIRESYRHVDLVFGPHALWKFPEMVHSLLTRRSRMFLTPDEPGSIAEGIPVIRQDGIRAWVSVMYGCNNFCSYCIVPYVRGRERSRKPEDILAEVRQLAEAGYKDITLLGQNVNSYGKDLDEPMDFAGLLERVNAVPGDFLIRFMTSHPKDATQKLFETMARCEKVAPVLHLPFQAGNDRILKVMNRRHTREQYLEKIRALRALIPDIVLTSDIIVGFPGETTEEFEDTLRVLEEVRFDALFTFIFSPRPGTPAAEMDDPMPREEKLANFNRLTALQDAISEEKHAAYTGKTVRCLIDAPSDDARYDLTARTPGNRLVRVVGDPSALGQFRDVKITGANKWSLFGELV; this comes from the coding sequence ATGGAACGTACCACTGTGATCTCCCCCGACGAGATCGAAAAACAGCTGAATATATGCCAGACTGTGGCCGGCCTCACCGCCCAATGGCCCCAGCGGCCCCTGGCCTTTGTGGACACCTACGGGTGCCAGCAGAACGAGGCCGACTCCGAGCGCATCCGGGGCTATCTGGAAAAGATGGGCTTCGGCTTTACCGATCGCGAGGAGGAGGCCCGGATCATCGTTATCAACACCTGCGCCATCCGGGAGCACGCCGAGCAGCGGGTCTTCGGCAACGTGGGCGCGCTGGTCCACGTGAAGCGGCGGCGCCCGGATACTCTCATCTGCCTGTGCGGCTGTATGGCCCAGCAGGCGGGGATCGCCCAGAAAATCCGGGAGTCCTACCGCCATGTGGACCTGGTCTTCGGCCCCCACGCCCTGTGGAAGTTCCCGGAGATGGTCCATTCCCTCCTCACCCGCCGCAGCCGGATGTTTCTCACCCCGGACGAGCCGGGCTCCATCGCCGAGGGCATCCCGGTGATCCGGCAGGACGGCATCCGGGCCTGGGTGTCGGTGATGTACGGCTGCAACAATTTCTGTTCCTACTGTATCGTCCCCTACGTCCGGGGGCGGGAGCGGTCCCGAAAGCCGGAGGACATCCTGGCCGAGGTGCGGCAGCTGGCGGAGGCGGGGTATAAGGACATCACCCTGCTGGGCCAGAACGTCAACTCCTACGGCAAGGACCTGGACGAGCCCATGGACTTCGCCGGCCTTCTGGAGCGGGTCAATGCCGTCCCCGGAGACTTTCTCATCCGCTTCATGACCTCCCACCCCAAGGACGCCACTCAGAAGCTCTTTGAGACCATGGCGCGGTGCGAAAAGGTAGCCCCGGTGCTCCACCTGCCCTTCCAGGCGGGGAACGACCGTATTCTCAAGGTCATGAACCGCCGCCACACCCGGGAGCAGTATCTGGAAAAAATCCGGGCTTTGAGGGCCCTCATTCCCGATATCGTCCTCACCTCCGATATTATCGTGGGCTTTCCCGGCGAGACGACAGAGGAGTTCGAGGACACCCTGCGCGTGCTGGAGGAGGTGCGGTTCGACGCCCTGTTTACCTTCATCTTCTCCCCCCGCCCCGGCACCCCGGCGGCGGAGATGGACGACCCCATGCCCCGGGAGGAGAAGCTGGCCAATTTCAACCGCCTCACCGCCCTCCAGGACGCCATCTCTGAGGAGAAGCACGCCGCCTATACCGGCAAGACCGTCCGCTGTCTCATCGACGCCCCCTCCGACGACGCCCGGTACGACCTCACCGCCCGCACCCCCGGCAACCGCCTGGTCCGGGTGGTAGGCGACCCCTCCGCCCTGGGCCAGTTCCGGGACGTGAAGATTACAGGGGCCAATAAGTGGTCGCTGTTTGGGGAATTGGTGTAA
- the mutS gene encoding DNA mismatch repair protein MutS — protein sequence MPEITPMMQQYLDIKAQNPDSILFFRLGDFYEMFNEDARLVSKELDLTLTTRDRNKPPEERTPMCGVPYHSCDSYIARLIAKGYKIAICEQTEDPAQAKGLVDRDIIRVVTPGTVIASSMLEDGKNNYICAVYADSAACALCLCDISTGEAYGASFPAGEEGLGHLRNELARFHPAEAVLSSGAWSTEGLVPFLKERLSCLCENGGEARFRIKTARPLAEKQFKTGLTDIPAGDEAAVQAAGGLLAYLYETQKTDLSHISHFSYYTVGQFMELDLTARQTLELTATMRGKEKRGSLLWVLDKTKTAMGGRLLRGWMERPLLSPARIARRQQGVADLVEDAITREELSLALREITDLERLAGRVVYGSAGSRDLAALSAGLGRLPRIRALLEHCPSPLLQSLRAELDDLPQLRDLLDRAIRDDSEKALPFSVREGDFIRSGYHPKVDELRDLLTNASGHIVAMEVRTKEQTGIKNMKISSNKVFGYYIEVAKSQTGLVPADWVRKQTTVNAERYISQELKELEHAILSAREQITALEYQLFCELKEAVCAQTAQIQSAAAAVAQVDVLNSLASVAAANGYCMPQVDGSDALTIVEGRHPVVEKMLKNTPFVPNDTHMDGGEDLAAIITGPNMAGKSTYMRQVALIVLMAQMGSFVPAKSARVGVVDRVFTRIGASDDLASGQSTFMVEMTEVAALLQNATRQSLLILDEIGRGTSTYDGMAIARAVLEHCADRKRLGAKTLFATHYHELTALEGEIAGVKNYNIAAKKRRSDVIFLRKIVRGGADQSYGVEVAKLAGVPERVVRRAREILEELESGNGPVTGGRPQAAPTEDAAQVSLGDIGGEAVLKKLRMTDVNILSPIEALNLLAELKQDLNGG from the coding sequence ATGCCGGAGATCACCCCCATGATGCAGCAATATCTGGACATCAAGGCCCAGAACCCGGATTCGATTTTGTTCTTCCGGCTGGGGGATTTTTACGAGATGTTCAACGAGGATGCCCGGCTGGTGTCCAAGGAGCTGGACCTGACCCTGACCACCCGGGACCGGAACAAGCCGCCGGAGGAGCGCACCCCCATGTGCGGGGTGCCCTACCACTCCTGCGACAGCTACATTGCCCGGCTCATCGCCAAGGGCTATAAGATCGCCATCTGCGAGCAGACCGAGGACCCGGCCCAGGCCAAGGGGCTGGTGGACCGGGACATCATCCGGGTGGTGACGCCGGGGACGGTAATCGCCTCCTCCATGCTGGAGGACGGCAAAAACAACTACATCTGCGCCGTTTACGCCGACTCGGCGGCCTGTGCCCTCTGCCTGTGCGACATCTCCACCGGCGAGGCCTACGGAGCCTCCTTCCCCGCCGGGGAGGAGGGGCTGGGACACCTGCGAAACGAGCTGGCCCGGTTCCACCCCGCCGAGGCGGTGCTGTCCTCGGGGGCCTGGAGCACCGAGGGGCTGGTCCCCTTTCTAAAGGAGCGGCTGAGCTGTCTGTGTGAGAACGGGGGCGAGGCCCGGTTCCGAATCAAGACCGCCCGGCCGCTGGCGGAAAAGCAGTTCAAGACCGGCCTGACCGACATTCCGGCCGGGGACGAGGCGGCTGTTCAGGCGGCGGGGGGCCTGCTGGCCTATCTCTACGAGACCCAGAAAACCGACCTGAGCCACATCTCCCACTTCAGCTACTACACCGTGGGCCAGTTCATGGAGCTGGACCTCACCGCCCGGCAGACTCTGGAGCTCACCGCCACCATGCGGGGCAAGGAGAAGCGGGGTTCCCTCCTCTGGGTGCTGGACAAGACCAAAACCGCCATGGGAGGCCGGCTCCTCCGGGGCTGGATGGAGCGGCCCCTCCTCTCCCCCGCCCGCATCGCCCGGCGGCAGCAGGGGGTGGCCGACCTGGTGGAGGACGCCATCACCCGGGAGGAGCTGTCCCTGGCCCTGCGGGAGATCACCGACCTGGAGCGGCTGGCGGGCCGGGTGGTCTACGGCTCCGCCGGGAGCCGGGACCTGGCGGCGCTGTCCGCCGGACTGGGCCGTCTGCCCCGCATCCGGGCGTTGCTGGAACACTGTCCCTCTCCCCTGCTCCAGTCCCTGCGCGCGGAGCTGGACGACCTGCCCCAGCTGCGGGACCTGCTGGACCGGGCCATTCGGGACGACAGCGAAAAGGCCCTGCCCTTCTCCGTCCGGGAGGGGGACTTCATCCGCTCCGGCTACCACCCCAAGGTGGACGAGCTGCGGGACCTGCTCACCAACGCCAGCGGCCACATTGTGGCGATGGAGGTGCGGACCAAGGAGCAGACCGGCATCAAAAACATGAAAATATCCTCCAACAAGGTCTTTGGCTATTACATAGAGGTGGCCAAATCCCAGACCGGGCTGGTGCCCGCCGACTGGGTGCGCAAGCAGACCACCGTCAACGCGGAGCGGTATATTTCCCAGGAACTAAAGGAGCTGGAGCACGCCATTCTCTCCGCCCGGGAACAGATCACCGCCCTGGAATATCAGCTCTTCTGCGAACTGAAGGAGGCCGTCTGTGCCCAGACCGCTCAGATTCAGTCCGCCGCCGCCGCCGTGGCCCAGGTGGACGTACTCAACTCCCTGGCCTCCGTCGCCGCCGCCAACGGCTACTGTATGCCCCAGGTGGACGGCTCTGACGCCCTCACCATCGTGGAGGGGCGGCACCCCGTGGTGGAAAAAATGCTGAAAAATACCCCCTTCGTCCCCAACGACACCCACATGGACGGGGGCGAGGACCTGGCCGCAATCATCACCGGGCCCAATATGGCGGGAAAGTCCACCTATATGAGGCAGGTGGCCCTGATTGTCCTGATGGCCCAGATGGGCTCCTTTGTCCCCGCCAAGTCGGCCCGGGTGGGTGTGGTGGACCGGGTGTTCACCCGCATCGGGGCCAGCGACGATTTGGCCTCCGGCCAGTCCACCTTTATGGTGGAGATGACCGAGGTAGCCGCCCTGCTCCAGAACGCCACCCGGCAGTCCCTGCTCATCCTGGACGAGATTGGCCGGGGGACCTCCACCTATGACGGCATGGCTATCGCCCGGGCGGTGCTGGAGCACTGCGCCGACCGCAAGCGCCTGGGGGCCAAGACCCTCTTCGCCACCCACTACCACGAGCTCACCGCCCTGGAGGGGGAGATTGCCGGGGTGAAAAACTACAATATCGCCGCCAAAAAGCGGAGGTCGGACGTGATCTTCCTCCGGAAAATCGTCCGGGGCGGGGCCGACCAGAGCTACGGCGTGGAGGTGGCAAAGCTGGCCGGGGTGCCTGAGCGGGTGGTCAGACGGGCCCGGGAGATTTTGGAGGAGTTGGAATCGGGGAACGGCCCTGTAACCGGCGGGCGGCCACAGGCCGCCCCTACAGAGGACGCCGCCCAGGTCTCATTGGGCGACATCGGCGGCGAGGCGGTGTTGAAAAAACTGCGCATGACCGACGTGAACATCCTCTCCCCTATTGAGGCGCTCAACCTGTTGGCTGAGCTGAAACAGGACCTGAACGGAGGATAA
- the mutL gene encoding DNA mismatch repair protein MutL, which yields MPNIQVLDPHVADLIAAGEVVERPASVAKELMENAIDAGASTVTVEINHGGLTFLRVTDDGKGIPASELKTAFLRHATSKLRTEYDLEAIGTLGFRGEALAAIAAVSRIEVLTRTAEADLGASLALEGGVPGAVEEAGCPLGTTMVVRDLFFNTPARLKFMKKDAAEGAAVFAVVQRVALSHPEVSVKFIRDGRQELLTPGDGQLKSAAYAVLGRELALGFREVKASGEDMTVTGFVSMPACCRNSRNWQFFFVNGRQVKSPLMMAAMEEAYKNQKMVGKFPGCVLHLRTKLNAVDVNVHPAKTEVKFGGERAVFSAVYHAVLSALEGDPSHPQAVLKNVEIPQVRRQDTVTEHQMRIGAEPRAAEPPAPAHGSPVGRDDPGAPSSPLPTVVRVHDSSYTPPAPVPPQRPKPPFERRCPSSQTGAEDCVSHSETYEVNKISEDLAAPHSSAPPKSTLSQPASDSSVPKKPLSPAGGTEDLPWRLAGEVLNTYIIVERGETVYFIDKHAAHERMNFDRMKSEGYDPMSQALLEPVLCRLAPQERETLMARRELLEEFGFEVDELGADLAVRQAPFDVDAGDIPGALEELAQKLLQNGSADPAAARDELLHTMACKASIKGGWHSAPQELERVAGAVMSGQVKYCPHGRPVAIELSKKELEKQFRRA from the coding sequence ATGCCAAACATCCAAGTATTAGACCCCCATGTGGCCGACCTGATCGCCGCCGGCGAGGTGGTGGAGCGGCCCGCCTCTGTGGCCAAGGAGCTGATGGAGAACGCCATTGACGCCGGGGCCTCCACTGTGACGGTGGAGATCAACCACGGCGGGCTCACCTTCCTCCGGGTGACCGACGACGGGAAGGGTATCCCGGCCTCTGAGCTGAAAACCGCCTTTCTTCGCCACGCCACCAGCAAACTGCGCACCGAATACGACCTGGAGGCCATCGGCACCCTGGGGTTCCGGGGGGAGGCGCTTGCCGCCATCGCCGCCGTCTCCCGCATTGAGGTGCTTACCCGGACGGCGGAGGCGGACCTGGGGGCCTCCCTGGCCCTGGAGGGAGGCGTACCGGGAGCGGTGGAGGAGGCGGGCTGTCCCCTGGGCACCACCATGGTGGTCCGGGACCTGTTTTTCAACACCCCCGCCCGGCTGAAATTCATGAAAAAAGACGCCGCCGAGGGCGCCGCCGTCTTTGCCGTGGTCCAGCGGGTGGCGCTGTCCCACCCGGAGGTCTCTGTAAAATTCATCCGGGACGGCAGGCAGGAGCTGCTTACCCCCGGGGACGGCCAGTTGAAAAGCGCCGCCTACGCCGTGCTGGGCCGGGAGCTGGCCCTGGGCTTCCGGGAGGTCAAGGCCTCCGGCGAGGACATGACCGTGACCGGCTTCGTCTCCATGCCCGCCTGCTGCCGGAACAGCCGGAACTGGCAGTTCTTCTTTGTCAATGGCCGTCAGGTAAAATCCCCCCTGATGATGGCCGCCATGGAGGAGGCCTATAAGAACCAGAAGATGGTGGGCAAATTCCCCGGGTGCGTCCTCCATCTGCGGACCAAGCTCAACGCTGTGGACGTGAACGTCCACCCCGCCAAGACCGAGGTAAAGTTCGGCGGCGAGCGGGCGGTCTTTTCCGCTGTGTACCACGCAGTCCTCTCCGCCCTGGAGGGGGACCCCTCCCACCCCCAGGCGGTGCTGAAAAATGTGGAAATTCCCCAGGTGCGGAGGCAGGACACGGTAACGGAACATCAAATGCGGATCGGTGCTGAACCTCGAGCCGCTGAGCCGCCCGCCCCTGCGCACGGATCGCCCGTAGGGCGCGACGACCCCGGCGCGCCGTCCTCTCCCCTCCCCACCGTGGTCCGCGTCCACGACAGCAGCTACACACCGCCCGCCCCCGTCCCGCCGCAGCGGCCAAAGCCTCCTTTTGAAAGGAGGTGCCCCAGTTCGCAAACTGGGGCGGAGGATTGCGTTTCGCATAGCGAAACATACGAAGTAAACAAGATTTCCGAGGACTTGGCCGCTCCGCACAGCTCGGCTCCGCCGAAATCAACCCTCAGTCAGCCTGCGTCTGACAGCTCCGTTCCAAAGAAGCCCTTATCGCCTGCGGGCGGGACGGAGGACCTCCCCTGGCGGCTGGCCGGGGAGGTGCTGAACACCTACATCATCGTGGAGCGCGGGGAGACGGTCTATTTCATCGACAAGCACGCCGCCCACGAGCGGATGAATTTCGACCGGATGAAGTCGGAGGGCTACGACCCCATGTCGCAGGCGCTTCTGGAGCCGGTGCTGTGCCGGCTGGCTCCCCAGGAGCGGGAGACGCTGATGGCCCGCCGGGAGCTGCTGGAGGAGTTCGGCTTTGAGGTGGACGAGCTGGGGGCCGACCTGGCGGTGCGTCAGGCGCCCTTTGACGTGGATGCCGGGGACATCCCCGGCGCGCTGGAGGAGCTGGCACAAAAGCTGCTTCAGAACGGCTCCGCCGACCCCGCCGCCGCCCGGGACGAGCTGCTCCACACCATGGCCTGCAAGGCGTCCATTAAGGGCGGGTGGCACTCCGCCCCCCAGGAGCTGGAGCGGGTGGCCGGGGCTGTTATGTCCGGGCAGGTAAAGTACTGCCCCCACGGCCGGCCCGTAGCCATCGAGCTGAGCAAAAAGGAGCTGGAAAAGCAGTTCAGGCGGGCGTGA
- the miaA gene encoding tRNA dimethylallyltransferase, translating to MPPKILVITGPTASGKTALAVELAKRHNGEVVSADSMQIYRRMDIGTAKPTEVEKQGVPHHMLDVAEPEEDFSVARYVEMAAACVEDVFSRGKLPILAGGTGLYIDSLLSGRTFAAFDGSSPIRGELEERYAREGGQALLNELAGVDPETAARLHPNDGKRIVRALEVWLTTGKTITRHNEETRALPPRYDALTLTLDFERREDMWDRIDRRVDRMMADGLEAEVRALLDSGAPRRCTAMQAIGYKELVPAVSGELTAAEAAAQIKLRSRQYAKRQRTWFRRNLEAKRLLWSAAPNFTEVLQRSTAYLEEFGI from the coding sequence ATGCCCCCCAAAATATTAGTTATCACCGGTCCCACGGCGTCGGGGAAGACGGCGCTGGCGGTGGAGCTGGCGAAGCGGCACAACGGCGAGGTGGTGTCGGCGGATTCCATGCAGATCTACCGCCGCATGGACATCGGCACGGCCAAGCCCACCGAGGTGGAAAAGCAGGGCGTCCCCCACCACATGCTGGATGTGGCCGAGCCGGAGGAGGACTTCTCCGTAGCCCGGTATGTGGAGATGGCGGCGGCCTGTGTGGAGGACGTGTTCTCCCGGGGAAAGCTGCCCATTCTGGCGGGGGGGACGGGGCTGTATATTGACTCCCTGCTGTCGGGCCGGACCTTCGCCGCCTTTGACGGCTCCAGCCCCATCCGGGGGGAGCTGGAGGAGCGGTACGCCCGAGAGGGGGGCCAGGCCCTCCTGAATGAGCTGGCAGGGGTCGACCCGGAGACCGCCGCCCGCCTCCACCCCAACGACGGCAAGCGCATTGTCCGGGCCCTGGAGGTCTGGCTGACCACCGGGAAGACCATCACCCGGCACAACGAGGAGACCCGCGCCCTTCCGCCCCGGTACGACGCCCTCACCCTCACCCTGGACTTCGAGCGCCGGGAGGACATGTGGGACCGCATCGACCGCCGGGTGGACCGGATGATGGCGGACGGGCTGGAGGCGGAGGTCCGGGCCCTGCTGGACAGCGGGGCGCCCCGGCGGTGTACCGCGATGCAGGCTATCGGGTATAAGGAGCTGGTCCCTGCCGTCTCCGGAGAACTGACGGCGGCGGAGGCCGCCGCCCAGATCAAGCTGCGCTCCCGGCAGTACGCCAAGCGCCAGCGCACCTGGTTCCGCCGCAATCTGGAGGCCAAACGGCTGCTGTGGAGCGCCGCTCCAAATTTTACGGAGGTCCTCCAGCGTTCGACAGCATATTTGGAAGAATTTGGTATATGA
- the hfq gene encoding RNA-binding protein Hfq produces MSNNSNNLQEIFLTQARRDRRMVTMFLMNGFQMRGYITGFDAFTVVLTSDGKQQIIYKHAISTIVPERPVPLTGQEERDA; encoded by the coding sequence ATGTCAAATAACAGCAACAATTTACAGGAAATTTTCCTCACCCAGGCCCGCCGGGACCGGCGTATGGTCACCATGTTCCTGATGAATGGCTTCCAGATGCGGGGCTACATCACCGGCTTCGACGCCTTTACCGTCGTCCTCACCAGCGACGGAAAGCAGCAGATTATTTACAAGCATGCCATCTCCACCATCGTCCCCGAGCGGCCCGTGCCGCTGACCGGCCAGGAGGAGAGGGACGCATAG
- the yggS gene encoding Pyridoxal phosphate homeostasis protein: MDLSQNVKAVEEKIAAAARAAGRDPGEIALCAATKVQTDDTIRAAIAAGIRLCGENRVQELTAHLEANAYVGADVHFIGHLQTNKVRQVVGRVSLIHSVDSPRLLQAIETQADKLGLRQDILLEVNVAGEASKGGVSPEDLPRLAELALTCPHVRLRGLMAIPPVSTVSGTNRKYFSQLRNLFVDIMSKMSDNQCTMDCLSMGMSADYEDAITEGATLVRVGTALFGPRPPMGPAQ; encoded by the coding sequence ATGGATCTATCCCAAAACGTCAAAGCTGTGGAGGAAAAAATCGCCGCCGCCGCCCGGGCGGCAGGCCGGGACCCAGGGGAAATCGCCCTGTGCGCCGCCACCAAAGTGCAGACGGACGACACCATCCGCGCCGCCATCGCCGCCGGTATCCGCCTGTGCGGGGAGAACCGGGTGCAGGAGCTCACCGCCCACCTGGAGGCCAACGCCTACGTCGGGGCGGATGTCCACTTCATCGGCCACCTCCAGACCAACAAGGTCAGGCAGGTGGTGGGGCGGGTGTCCCTGATCCACTCGGTGGACTCCCCCCGCCTCCTCCAGGCCATTGAGACCCAGGCGGACAAGCTTGGCCTGCGGCAGGATATCCTCCTGGAGGTGAACGTGGCCGGGGAGGCCAGCAAGGGGGGCGTTTCCCCCGAGGACCTGCCCCGGCTGGCGGAGCTGGCCCTGACCTGCCCTCATGTCCGCCTGCGTGGATTGATGGCAATCCCGCCTGTATCAACGGTTTCTGGCACAAACAGGAAATATTTTTCTCAATTACGAAATCTTTTTGTTGACATAATGAGCAAAATGTCGGATAATCAATGTACTATGGACTGTCTGTCGATGGGCATGAGCGCCGACTATGAGGATGCCATCACTGAGGGCGCTACCCTGGTCCGGGTAGGCACCGCCCTCTTTGGCCCGCGTCCCCCTATGGGCCCCGCCCAATAA
- the sepF gene encoding Cell division protein SepF yields MGIFDEFKRLAHPYEDEDDDGYDDFDISPRPVERRERERPERVDRDRGARESSYGGGYGGGYSAPAPEEDRRSNKVVNIRAATQLQVVLVKPERFEDASSIADHLREKRTVVLNLESTNGEIARRLLDFLAGVSYAQEGKIKKVAISTYIITPYNVDILGDLIDELENNGLYF; encoded by the coding sequence ATGGGAATTTTTGATGAGTTTAAGCGGCTGGCCCACCCATATGAGGACGAGGACGATGACGGCTATGATGATTTCGACATCTCTCCCCGTCCGGTAGAGCGCCGGGAGCGGGAGCGCCCTGAACGGGTTGACCGGGACCGGGGGGCCCGGGAGTCCAGCTATGGCGGCGGCTACGGAGGCGGCTACTCCGCCCCCGCCCCCGAGGAGGACCGGCGGTCCAACAAGGTGGTCAACATCCGGGCGGCGACCCAGCTCCAGGTGGTGCTGGTCAAGCCCGAGCGGTTTGAGGACGCCTCCTCCATCGCCGACCACCTGCGGGAGAAGCGCACCGTGGTCCTCAACCTGGAGTCCACCAACGGCGAGATCGCCCGCCGCCTGCTGGACTTCCTGGCCGGTGTGTCCTACGCCCAGGAGGGCAAGATCAAAAAGGTGGCCATCTCCACCTACATCATCACGCCCTACAACGTGGATATCCTGGGCGACCTCATCGACGAGCTGGAGAACAACGGACTGTATTTCTAA
- the gpsB gene encoding Cell cycle protein GpsB produces MLTPQEVSERAFQKANFGGYNMAQVDEFLDILTGDYSALYNENAVLKNKMKVLVDKVEEYRSTEEAMRKALMAAQRMADDLVKEAERKKADMLAQVERESRERVAAIEQDIQAEEYRLKQAQQETASFVEKVRALHAKEAEYLARLEDLYPPETKPHQESLDEKASEIDDNVQRLLAQAMEAATAENMRSRAEEEEQDLSDTAEFTPGAVPEEGYDQEDARAYEEDREDGGEGRRSGGGRIDFGSLQFGRDYEIT; encoded by the coding sequence ATGCTCACGCCACAGGAGGTATCCGAACGCGCCTTTCAGAAGGCCAACTTCGGCGGCTATAATATGGCCCAGGTGGATGAATTTCTGGATATTCTCACCGGGGACTACTCCGCGCTGTACAACGAGAACGCGGTGCTGAAAAACAAGATGAAGGTGCTGGTGGACAAGGTGGAGGAGTACCGCTCCACCGAGGAGGCCATGCGCAAGGCCCTGATGGCCGCCCAGCGGATGGCCGACGACCTGGTGAAGGAGGCCGAGCGGAAGAAGGCGGATATGCTGGCCCAGGTGGAGCGGGAGTCCCGGGAGCGGGTTGCCGCCATTGAGCAGGACATCCAAGCGGAGGAGTACCGCTTGAAGCAGGCCCAGCAGGAGACCGCCTCCTTTGTGGAGAAGGTCCGCGCCCTCCACGCCAAGGAGGCGGAGTATCTCGCCCGCCTGGAGGACCTCTACCCCCCCGAGACCAAGCCCCACCAGGAGTCGCTGGACGAAAAGGCTTCTGAGATTGACGACAATGTTCAGCGTCTGCTCGCCCAGGCGATGGAGGCCGCTACCGCCGAGAACATGCGCAGCCGGGCGGAGGAGGAGGAACAGGACTTGTCCGACACCGCTGAGTTTACCCCCGGCGCGGTCCCCGAGGAGGGCTATGACCAGGAGGACGCCCGGGCCTATGAGGAGGACCGGGAGGACGGCGGCGAGGGCCGGCGCTCCGGCGGAGGCCGCATCGACTTCGGCTCCCTCCAGTTTGGCCGGGACTATGAGATTACCTGA